From one Corvus cornix cornix isolate S_Up_H32 chromosome 21, ASM73873v5, whole genome shotgun sequence genomic stretch:
- the SCNN1D gene encoding amiloride-sensitive sodium channel subunit delta isoform X2: MEQELARGEEERQEGLIEFYDSFKEMFEFFCKNTTIHGTIRLVCSDSNRMKTAFWTLLLLASFGMLYWQFALMFSQYLAYPVVLTMSMHSEPKMFPAITICNLDPYRFELVSEHLVQLDRMAEESITFLYGINTSARLFHMNDRNIHVQGLANLSRSGFKLSQNFSLLRMSDLRSGKKHSSVGFRLCNSTGGNCFYKTYSSGMDAILEWYRFHYMNIMSQLPVIINISQHEEHIEDMVYSCQYDGEPCRPSDYVHFHHPVFGSCYTFNSKGTDPFWTATKPGIPYGLSLILRAEQKDHIPLLSTVAGVKVMIHNHNQTPFLEHEGFDIRPGIATTIGIQQDEVNRLGGNYGKCTTNGDDVDVKLLYNNSYTLQACLHSCFQHIMVQECGCGYYYYPLPAGAEYCDYNKQPAWGHCFYQLYNRLRNHHLNCFDQCPKPCRESLYKVSAGTAKWPSAKSQDWVRQALRHQNGYNSTSNRKDIAKVTIFYQQLNYQAVNESPLLSENLLLSSMGSQWSLWFGSSVLSVVEMFELLVDTLVLSLLFCYQRLRAKKTLRVSPTIPSVSLALENYRVVQEEPGKGEEGARPSGMRDSTGELQLQPLPQRCPEVLLDGFGCTKEEDLGQE; the protein is encoded by the exons atggagcaggagctggcacgaggagaggaagagaggcaGGAAGGCCTGATCGAGTTTTACGACTCCTTCAAGGAGATGTTTGAGTTTTTCTGCAAAAACACCACGATCCACGGCACCATCCGCCTCGTGTGCTCCGACAGCAACCGCATGAAAACGGCTTTTTggaccctgctgctgctggccagctTTGGCATGCTCTACTGGCAGTTTGCCCTCATGTTCAGCCAGTACTTGGCCTACCCTGTGGTGCTCACCATGTCCATGCACTCCGAGCCCAAAATGTTCCCAGCCATCACCATCTGCAACCTGGATCCCTACAG GTTTGAGCTGGTCAGTGAACACCTGGTGCAGCTGGATCGCATGGCAGAGGAATCCATCACCTTCTTGTATGGAATCAACACCTCAGCCAGGTTATTCCACATGAATGACAGGAATATCCACGTCCAGGGCTTGGCCAACCTCAGCAGGTCGGGCTTCAAGCTGAGCCAAAACTTCTCCCTCTTGAGGATGTCGGACCTCAGGTCAGGGAAGAAACATTCCAGCGTGGGCTTCAGGCTG tGCAATTCCACAGGTGGGAATTGCTTCTACAAGACCTATTCCTCGGGCATGGATGCCATCCTGGAGTGGTACAGGTTCCACTACATGAACATCATGTCCCAGCTGCCCGTGATCATCAACATCTCCCAGCACGAGGAGCACATCGAGGACATGGTTTACTCCTGCCAGTACGATGGGGAGCCCTGCAGGCCCAG TGATTATGTTCACTTCCACCACCCAGTTTTTGGGAGCTGCTACACTTTTAACAGCAAGGGGACAGATCCCTTCTGGACAGCCACAAAACCAGGAATTCCTTACG GGCTGTCCCTTATCctgagggcagagcagaaggATCACATCCCCCTGCTGTCCACGGTGGCGGGGGTGAAGGTGATGATCCACAACCACAACCAGACCCCGTTCCTGGAGCACGAGGGCTTCGACATCCGGCCGGGCATCGCCACCACCATCGGCATCCAGCAG GACGAGGTGAATCGCCTGGGTGGCAATTATGGCAAATGCACAACTAATGGGGATGATGTGGACGTGAAACTGCTCTACAACAACTCCTACACCCTGCAG gCCTGCCTGCattcctgcttccagcacatCATGGTTCAGGAGTGTGGCTGTGGGTATTATTATTACCCCCTGCCTGCTGGGGCTGAGTACTGTGACTACAACAAGCAGCCTGCCTGGG GTCACTGCTTTTACCAGCTCTACAACAGGCTCAGGAATCACCACCTGAATTGCTTTGACCAGTGCCCCAAGCCATGCAG gGAATCCCTGTACAAGGTCTCAGCTGGGACAGCCAAGTGGCCCTCAGCAAAATCCCAG gactggGTCCGCCAGGCTCTGAGGCACCAGAATGGCTACAACTCCACCAGCAACAG gaAGGACATTGCCAAGGTCACCATCTTCTACCAGCAGCTCAACTACCAGGCTGTCAACgagtctcctctgctctca GAGAacctgctgctgtccagcatGGGGAGCCAGTGGAGCCTCTGGTTCGGCTCCTCGGTGCTGTCGGTGGTGGAGATGTTCGAGCTGCTCGTGGACACCTTggtcctgtccctcctcttctgCTACCAAAGGCTCAGGGCCAAGAAGACCCTGAGGGTCTCTCCCACCATCCCCAGTGTCAGCCTGGCCCTGGAGAACTACAGGGTGGTGCAGGAAGagcctgggaagggagaggagggtgcCCGACCCTCTGGAATGAGGGACAGCacaggggagctgcagctgcagcccctgccccagaggtgcccagaggtgctgctggatgggTTTGGGTGCACCAAGGAGGAGGATTTGGGACAGGAGTGA
- the SCNN1D gene encoding amiloride-sensitive sodium channel subunit delta isoform X1, which yields MEQELARGEEERQEGLIEFYDSFKEMFEFFCKNTTIHGTIRLVCSDSNRMKTAFWTLLLLASFGMLYWQFALMFSQYLAYPVVLTMSMHSEPKMFPAITICNLDPYRFELVSEHLVQLDRMAEESITFLYGINTSARLFHMNDRNIHVQGLANLSRSGFKLSQNFSLLRMSDLRSGKKHSSVGFRLCNSTGGNCFYKTYSSGMDAILEWYRFHYMNIMSQLPVIINISQHEEHIEDMVYSCQYDGEPCRPSDYVHFHHPVFGSCYTFNSKGTDPFWTATKPGIPYGLSLILRAEQKDHIPLLSTVAGVKVMIHNHNQTPFLEHEGFDIRPGIATTIGIQQDEVNRLGGNYGKCTTNGDDVDVKLLYNNSYTLQACLHSCFQHIMVQECGCGYYYYPLPAGAEYCDYNKQPAWGHCFYQLYNRLRNHHLNCFDQCPKPCRESLYKVSAGTAKWPSAKSQDWVRQALRHQNGYNSTSNRKDIAKVTIFYQQLNYQAVNESPLLSVGSTTPNSVPCLSFGVLGVRGGRAFNSCHHGILLLEENFGSCTFSTIPSILPGCQQQNSCSQSSAVPDKENFGLFPQENLLLSSMGSQWSLWFGSSVLSVVEMFELLVDTLVLSLLFCYQRLRAKKTLRVSPTIPSVSLALENYRVVQEEPGKGEEGARPSGMRDSTGELQLQPLPQRCPEVLLDGFGCTKEEDLGQE from the exons atggagcaggagctggcacgaggagaggaagagaggcaGGAAGGCCTGATCGAGTTTTACGACTCCTTCAAGGAGATGTTTGAGTTTTTCTGCAAAAACACCACGATCCACGGCACCATCCGCCTCGTGTGCTCCGACAGCAACCGCATGAAAACGGCTTTTTggaccctgctgctgctggccagctTTGGCATGCTCTACTGGCAGTTTGCCCTCATGTTCAGCCAGTACTTGGCCTACCCTGTGGTGCTCACCATGTCCATGCACTCCGAGCCCAAAATGTTCCCAGCCATCACCATCTGCAACCTGGATCCCTACAG GTTTGAGCTGGTCAGTGAACACCTGGTGCAGCTGGATCGCATGGCAGAGGAATCCATCACCTTCTTGTATGGAATCAACACCTCAGCCAGGTTATTCCACATGAATGACAGGAATATCCACGTCCAGGGCTTGGCCAACCTCAGCAGGTCGGGCTTCAAGCTGAGCCAAAACTTCTCCCTCTTGAGGATGTCGGACCTCAGGTCAGGGAAGAAACATTCCAGCGTGGGCTTCAGGCTG tGCAATTCCACAGGTGGGAATTGCTTCTACAAGACCTATTCCTCGGGCATGGATGCCATCCTGGAGTGGTACAGGTTCCACTACATGAACATCATGTCCCAGCTGCCCGTGATCATCAACATCTCCCAGCACGAGGAGCACATCGAGGACATGGTTTACTCCTGCCAGTACGATGGGGAGCCCTGCAGGCCCAG TGATTATGTTCACTTCCACCACCCAGTTTTTGGGAGCTGCTACACTTTTAACAGCAAGGGGACAGATCCCTTCTGGACAGCCACAAAACCAGGAATTCCTTACG GGCTGTCCCTTATCctgagggcagagcagaaggATCACATCCCCCTGCTGTCCACGGTGGCGGGGGTGAAGGTGATGATCCACAACCACAACCAGACCCCGTTCCTGGAGCACGAGGGCTTCGACATCCGGCCGGGCATCGCCACCACCATCGGCATCCAGCAG GACGAGGTGAATCGCCTGGGTGGCAATTATGGCAAATGCACAACTAATGGGGATGATGTGGACGTGAAACTGCTCTACAACAACTCCTACACCCTGCAG gCCTGCCTGCattcctgcttccagcacatCATGGTTCAGGAGTGTGGCTGTGGGTATTATTATTACCCCCTGCCTGCTGGGGCTGAGTACTGTGACTACAACAAGCAGCCTGCCTGGG GTCACTGCTTTTACCAGCTCTACAACAGGCTCAGGAATCACCACCTGAATTGCTTTGACCAGTGCCCCAAGCCATGCAG gGAATCCCTGTACAAGGTCTCAGCTGGGACAGCCAAGTGGCCCTCAGCAAAATCCCAG gactggGTCCGCCAGGCTCTGAGGCACCAGAATGGCTACAACTCCACCAGCAACAG gaAGGACATTGCCAAGGTCACCATCTTCTACCAGCAGCTCAACTACCAGGCTGTCAACgagtctcctctgctctcagtaGGTTCCACCACGCCAAACTCTGTCCCCTGCCTTTCTTTTGGGGTGCTTGGGGTGCGTGGAGGGAGGGCTTTTAACAGCTGCCACCATGGGATTCTCCTCCTTGAGGAAAACTTTGGGAGTTGCACTTTTTCCACAATCCCATCGATTCTCCCTGGGTGCCAACAGCAAAATTCCtgttcccagagctctgctgtgcctgatAAAGAAAACTTTGGACTTTTCCCCCAGGAGAacctgctgctgtccagcatGGGGAGCCAGTGGAGCCTCTGGTTCGGCTCCTCGGTGCTGTCGGTGGTGGAGATGTTCGAGCTGCTCGTGGACACCTTggtcctgtccctcctcttctgCTACCAAAGGCTCAGGGCCAAGAAGACCCTGAGGGTCTCTCCCACCATCCCCAGTGTCAGCCTGGCCCTGGAGAACTACAGGGTGGTGCAGGAAGagcctgggaagggagaggagggtgcCCGACCCTCTGGAATGAGGGACAGCacaggggagctgcagctgcagcccctgccccagaggtgcccagaggtgctgctggatgggTTTGGGTGCACCAAGGAGGAGGATTTGGGACAGGAGTGA